A single genomic interval of Malania oleifera isolate guangnan ecotype guangnan chromosome 13, ASM2987363v1, whole genome shotgun sequence harbors:
- the LOC131146893 gene encoding uncharacterized protein LOC131146893 yields the protein MEEDQEPKHMCKFCNKSFPCGRSLGGHMRSHMILNSAETDEKLSRRKLLSANNGGGNTNAEDGFDGGTHANYGLRENPKKNCRFADSKDETSLSGKLCKDCGKGFQSWKALFGHMKCHSEKDRVSNSLEEDSWISANQKLVKDSQSDNETEAAAPNRRRRSRRIKRYMTTATSSSFSFANASSSVSEIEQEQEEVAMCLMMLSRDVGHWGGLNSDPDSSDNSSMCLGDPSLLPTDKITIIEGKSGGEFVSLKKQREGRLECETLDSEFLQLDEQNCASGLPKNGRKRIKSKAGVDAFLRSDKIKHTKVDGGCTFEASEVGLGKNLMKEAELDQAELYASKYNSRKRKFQDSYSTVLGSDSSKKRTSDNAFESELCKSSHHKRSKFECTTCNKVFHSYQALGGHRASHRKIKGCFASRIESSETSIETEVSPDAVDDENSIDHDAAIGCVEKVESSHRLKKAKGHECPICFKVFSSGQALGGHKRSHLVGGSEVKNHQAIVIQEPIPEIRDLLDLNLPAPTDEEESNGNVGFKPWWAGSSHKHESLVGLISN from the coding sequence ATGGAGGAAGATCAAGAACCGAAGCACATGTGCAAATTCTGCAACAAGAGCTTCCCCTGCGGTAGATCCTTGGGAGGTCACATGAGGTCTCATATGATCTTAAATTCAGCTGAAACGGACGAAAAGCTTAGCAGGAGGAAGCTCTTATCTGCTAACAATGGCGGCGGAAATACTAATGCAGAGGACGGCTTTGATGGTGGAACTCACGCTAATTACGGCCTGAGAGAGAACCCCAAGAAGAACTGCAGATTCGCAGATTCAAAAGATGAAACTTCACTCAGTGGCAAGCTCTGCAAGGACTGTGGGAAAGGGTTCCAATCGTGGAAAGCTCTGTTTGGTCACATGAAATGCCATTCGGAGAAAGATAGGGTCTCTAACAGCTTGGAGGAAGATTCATGGATCAGTGCTAACCAGAAGCTGGTTAAGGACAGCCAATCAGACAATGAGACTGAGGCCGCAGCACCCAATCGAAGGAGGAGATCAAGAAGGATAAAAAGGTATATGACCACTGCAACctcctcttctttctcttttgCTAATGCCTCTTCCTCTGTTTCCGAGATTGAGCAAGAGCAAGAAGAAGTCGCCATGTGTTTGATGATGCTTTCCAGAGACGTGGGTCACTGGGGTGGTTTGAATTCTGACCCCGACTCCTCGGATAACAGTTCTATGTGTTTGGGAGATCCATCTCTGCTTCCAACTGATAAGATTACCATAATTGAAGGTAAGAGTGGTGGTGAGTTTGTGAGCTTGAAGAAACAGAGAGAGGGGAGGTTGGAATGCGAAACTCTGGATTCTGAGTTTCTTCAGTTAGATGAGCAAAATTGTGCTTCTGGGTTGCCGAAAAATGGGCGGAAAAGGATCAAATCGAAGGCTGGTGTTGATGCGTTTCTCAGAAGTGACAAGATTAAGCACACCAAAGTGGACGGTGGATGCACTTTCGAGGCTTCTGAAGTTGGATTGGGGAAGAATTTGATGAAGGAAGCTGAACTAGATCAAGCTGAACTGTACGCCAGTAAGTATAATTCAAGAAAGAGGAAGTTTCAGGATTCCTACTCAACTGTATTGGGATCAGATTCCTCAAAGAAAAGAACTAGTGACAATGCCTTCGAATCTGAATTGTGCAAGAGTTCTCATCACAAGAGGAGCAAATTTGAGTGTACAACTTGCAACAAGGTTTTCCACTCTTACCAAGCTCTTGGAGGTCACAGAGCTAGCCACAGAAAGATCAAAGGCTGCTTCGCTTCGCGAATAGAAAGCAGCGAGACTAGCATCGAGACTGAAGTCTCCCCAGACGCTGTGGATGATGAGAACTCCATTGATCATGATGCGGCCATTGGCTGCGTCGAGAAGGTGGAGAGTAGTCACAGGTTGAAGAAGGCCAAGGGGCATGAGTGCCCAATTTGCTTCAAGGTTTTTTCCTCCGGCCAAGCTCTGGGAGGCCACAAGAGATCTCACTTGGTTGGGGGTTCTGAGGTCAAGAACCATCAAGCCATTGTAATTCAGGAACCCATTCCGGAAATTCGGGACCTTCTTGATCTCAATCTTCCGGCTCCTACGGATGAAGAAGAGAGCAATGGCAATGTTGGGTTCAAGCCATGGTGGGCTGGAAGCAGCCACAAGCACGAGTCGCTTGTTGGTCTGATCTCAAACTGA